One Pagrus major chromosome 15, Pma_NU_1.0 DNA window includes the following coding sequences:
- the mapk8a gene encoding mitogen-activated protein kinase 8 isoform X3 translates to MNKNKREREFYSLDVGDSTFTVLKRYQNLRPIGSGAQGIVCSAYDQILERNVAIKKLSRPFQNQTHAKRAFRELVLMKCVNHKNIIGLLNVFTPQKSLEDFQDVYLVMELMDANLCQVIQMELDHERLSYLLYQMLCGIKHLHAAGIIHRDLKPSNIVVKSDCTLKILDFGLARTAATGLLMTPYVVTRYYRAPEVILGMGYQANVDVWSVGCIVAEMIRGSVLFPGTDHIDQWNKVIEQLGTPSQDFLMKLNQSVRTYVENRPRYAGYSFEKLFPDVLFPADSDHNKLKASQARDLLSKMLVIDASKRISVDEALQHPYINVWYDPAEVEAPPPKILEKQLDEREHTVEEWKGLIYKEVSEWEEWKKNGVIRGQPPPLAQVQQ, encoded by the exons atgaacaaaaacaagagagaaagagagttctACAGCCTAGATGTTGGGGATTCAACGTTCACAGTACTGAAGCGGTACCAGAATCTCAGACCCATCGGCTCGGGAGCACAGGGGATCGTCTG CTCTGCTTATGACCAAATCCTTGAACGAAATGTCGCCATCAAGAAGCTGAGTCGGCCGTTTCAAAATCAAACCCATGCCAAGAGGGCGTTCAGAGAGCTAGTGCTAATGAAATGTGTCAATCACAAAAAT ATCATCGGcctattaaatgtatttacaccACAAAAATCATTAGAAGACTTCCAGGATGT TTACTTGGTGATGGAGCTGATGGATGCCAACCTGTGCCAGGTCATACAGATGGAGCTGGACCACGAGAGGCTGTCCTATCTGCTCTATCAGATGTTGTGCGGTATCAAACACCTCCATGCTGCTGGCATCATTCACAGG GACCTCAAGCCCAGCAACATAGTCGTCAAATCAGATTGCACGCTGAAGATTTTGGACTTCGGCTTGGCTCGGACGGCTGCCACAGGCCTGCTGATGACCCCGTATGTTGTTACACGCTACTACAGAGCGCCAGAGGTTATCCTGGGCATGGGCTACCAAGCCAATG TGGATGTGTGGTCAGTGGGCTGCATAGTGGCCGAGATGATCAGGGGAAGTGTGTTGTTCCCCGGCACTGATC ACATCGACCAGTGGAACAAGGTGATTGAGCAGCTAGGCACTCCATCTCAGGACTTTCTCATGAAGCTGAACCAGTCAGTAAGGACGTACGTAGAAAACAGGCCACGCTACGCTGGATACAGCTTTGAGAAACTCTTCCCAGACGTGCTCTTCCCTGCTGACTCTGACCACAACAAACTGAAAG CAAGCCAAGCCAGAGATCTCTTATCCAAGATGCTAGTGATCGATGCCTCCAAGCGCATCTCCGTAGACGAGGCCCTGCAGCACCCCTACATTAATGTTTGGTACGACCCGGCTGAAGTGGAAGCG ccCCCGCCTAAGATCCTGGAGAAACAGCTGGATGAGAGGGAGCATACCGTGGAGGAGTGGAAAG GGCTTATTTATAAGGAAGTGAGTGAATGGgaggagtggaaaaaaaatggagtGATAAGAGGCCAGCCCCCTCCTTTAG